In the Firmicutes bacterium CAG:345 genome, CTTGCTTCAATTAAAGAATCAATATAATAATATGTCCCATTTCCATTATCAGCTAAGGTTTGCATAGTGCTTCCTTGATAGTTGCCAGATCCAAAGCCAAGAAGAGATAAATATATTCCATCATCCCTTTTTTGTGAAATATATTTTTTTAATCCATTTATGCTACTGATTCCAACATTAAAATCACCATCTGTTGCCAAAAAGATTCTATTAACACCACCTTCTATATAATATTTAGCAGCAATATCATATGCAGTTTGAATTCCTTTAGATCCATTCGTTGAACCGGAAGCAGTTAAATCTTCTATAGCTGCCATTATTTTTTGTTTTTCGTATCCTCTTGCACCATCAAGAACAACTTGACTTGAACCAGCATATGTAACTATTGAAATAACATCTTCATCATCAAGACCTTCTACTAAAAGTTTAAATGATTCTTGAACCAAAGTTAAATCAACATACATCGATCCAGAAGTATCTAATAGAAAAACAAAATTACTAGGTGCTTTTTTAATTAATCTATCATAATCTTTTGTAACCACTGCAACAGAAGCTAATAAATTATCTTCATTCCATGGACAAGTCATAGATTCAACATAAGTTTGTATCGGACTATCACTTGGTCTTTCATATGAATAAGAAAAATAGTTTAACATCTGTTCAATAATAACTTGACTTTTGATAGGTGCTTTCCCATTTTCTATCGCTTTACGAATATTTGGATAACTGCCAGTAGAACCATCTAAAGAAAATTGTGTCACAGCATTTTCAGATGTTGAGACAAAATCTTTTTCTTCAATATCTAAATATGATTCAGATTCATTTGTTTCATTACTATAATTATAACCAGGAACAAAATTGTCGTGCAGACCACCGCTATTAGAACAAGAACATAAGAGTAAGACTAAAGAAAGAAAACCTAATTTATATAGTTTTTTTGATGAATACATTTTTATTCCTCCCTTATATGTTTTTCATCGAATTCTTTTAAACCTAACATTTGATTATTTCCAAGATCTACTTTCTCACCATCAGTTAAATAAAAATTAGTTTTACAGGGAAGTTGAATTACAATTGAATTAAAATTGAAACGCAAAAAAAACGAAATATAGGTAACATCAAAAATCACTGATGCCTTAGAAAAATAATTGTTCAAAGATTTAGATAAAGATACCTTAACATCAGGGGTATAAAAATAAAGATTTTCAGTATTTGTTTTGCTTTCAAAATCTTCAATATTATCATTGAGATAAGAAATGAAACTAATAACTGCTTCATCTACATTTTCAGTAAATCCGTTATTGTAAATATAATTAGGAATATAATCATATTCAAAATTCCAAATCTTATATTCCCCTGTTCCAAAAAGAACTTTATATCTATTTTGAAGAGCAACACCATATTTAGGTATTGAATATGTATAAGTTATATCACCTATCTGTTGCTTATAATATTCAACATAGCTTGCTTCTGGAATATCATTATCCCCATTAGGTCTACTTGAATTGCTACAGCTAGTTAATATACATATCAACAAAACTAATAATACTCTACTTTTCTTTTTCATTGCTTTATTTCCTTAAAAAAACCATAGACTTCTGTTAATTGATATTCAACCGATAGACTTAGTAATCCTTTAAAATCTAAATTAAAGGAAGGTTTAAGAGATAGTTTACCGAAGGTTTGTCGAGAATCTTGAGGAATCGTATACTCTATTTCTTTTTCAAGAAACGAAAAATAATTAATATCCCCATTAGAATCTAAATAGGATAAATGAACAGTTATTTCCGCATTAACTTTAATATCAGATAACGGTTCATAATTTTCATCAACTTCCAAAGATGAAATAAGCTCAAATTCATTTTCACTTTTTGTTTCAAATTTGTACAATTTTTCATAATTTAAATATTTTTTAAAATTATATAAAGTTAAATCATTATCATTAATATCATTTTGATTTTTTATCGAAAAGAAAATGATAAAAATTAACGATATCATAAGAAGAAAAAATGAAATCACATTAACAATAAATGAAATTTTAAAATTCTTTTTTTGCTTTTTTTCAACATTAGATTCATATGGTTGTTGAGTTAATAGCTCATCGATACTGCACTCAAGAATTTTGGCCAAGGATTCAAGAATAACAATATCAGGTAAGGTTTCCCCAGTTTCCCATTTAGATACAGCCTTGTTTGTAACTCCAAGTTTTCGACCTAATTCGTCTTGAGTAAGATTTAATTTTTTTCGTCTTTCATATATGAAGTTACCAAACTTGTACTTATCCATACATTCCTCCTAAGCCTATTCTATCAATTAACATTATTTTTGTTGCTAGAACTATATCTCCTATTAAGAGAATAGTATTTTTTAATAAAAAAAGAAAACTATTTTTTATTAATTAGCTAAAAAATAAAAGCAACTTATAATAACTTGTTTAAATTGTATAGTATAAAAAAAGCAGGTAAAACCTGCTTATTACCTTTTATTTTAATTTTAAGCCATCCTTAAAAGCTTGACCGACAACGTCCCCCAATTCAATATATGTATTATTGGATGAATCAAAAGTAATCGGTCTCAATTTTTTTACATCGATTTTATTTTTGTCAGTTAATATTTTCTCATCGCATGAAATATTCTTTATATTTGCAACTAACATGCAAGATTCTTCATCGTAACTTTCAACTTCACATTCTAAAGCAAATGGCAATTCTTCAAAAATAGGAGCATTTACACTGTGGGCTTTTGAAACTGTCCAACCAGTTTTTTCAATTTTGTTTTCTTCTCTATTTCCACTAGCTATTCCAACATAATCACAAGCAACAACCTGTTCAGAAGTTCCCATACTTACAGTTATTGCCTTCGTTTTCAATAAATTTTTTACAGTTTTATGTTCAGGTGATAAACAAATATAAATTTGATTTGTATCTTTTATTCCACCCCATGCTGCGTTCATTGCATCAGCTTTTCCATTTTCATCATAAGTACCAATAATTAGAACTGGCATCGGATATAATAAAGTTTGCTGTTCTAAAATTTTTCTCATAAATTTAATCTCCTCCATTTATATATTTTCATTTGGAAAACGATATTTTAAATATTGAATTATCAAATCAGTACACTCTTTAATTCCAATAGATGAATTGATACAAAGATCATAATTTTCTCTTCTTCCCCATTTCATATTAGTAAAAAAATTAAAATATGAAGCTCTTTGTTTATCAATTTTTTCTATCATTTCTTTTGCTTTTTTCTCTTTCAGATTATAGTATTTAACAGCCCTGGCAATTTTTTCTTTCATTTGAGCATAAATAAACACATTTACAACATTATTATGATCGCGAAGAATATAATTTGAACATCTTCCAACTATTACGCACGATTCAGTCTGTGCAAGATGTTCTATAACTTTAAATTGTTCAGTTGCAACTCTTTGAGCTGCCGACATAACTTCGCTAGAAAACATATTATATCCAAAAAAGTAATTATCTTTTTTCTCATCATTAGATTGAACATAATCTAATGAGAAGCCTGCTTTTTCAGCAACTTTTTCCAAAAGTTTTCCATCGTAAAAGTTTACATTTAATTTTTTTGCTAATTCACTAGCAATATAACGACCACCTGAACCATATTCACGACCAATAGTAATAACAAAAGACATTTTATTATTTCCTCCATATACATTATAGCGTTTTCAACAAAATATTAACATAAAAAGTATTAACAAAAATTATTTTAAGGTATACAATTTTAGTTTACGTAAGGAGAAAATATGAACGTTTTTAAAAGATTTTTTACAAAAACCGAAATTGATTTAACCACTGGCAATCTTTTTAAGAAATTGATTTTATTTGCTATTCCAATTATCTTAACCAGTGTTTTACAACTGCTTTATACATCTGCAGATTTAATTATTGTAAAAATATTCAGTGCCGATGGCGAAAATTCAAGTGCAGCTATTGGAAGCAATGGAGCTTTAATAAATCTTATCATCAATACTTTTGTTGGTCTTTCTGTAGGTGCTAACGTTGCAATGGGCAATGCAAAAGGAGCTAATGATAAAGAAAGAGGAGAAAAGATATTGCATTCGGCAATGATTATTTCTCTTATTTCAGGTTTATTTTGTCTATTTTTAGGAATATTTTTTGCTAGAAATCTATTAGAAATAATGTCGACTCAAATCGACTTAATCGATAAAGCTACCGATTATTTAAAGATATATTTTATCGGTGCTCCATTTTTAATGATATACAATTTCGGTTCTGCCATTATGAGAGCTTTAGGAGATTCCTCTAAACCATTGATCATTCTTCTTATTTCAGGTTTAATAAATGTTCTATTCAATATTATATTCACCTACTTCTTCAATATGGATGTTTCAGGTGTCGGTTGGGCTACAGTAATTTCTGAAGCTGTTTCCGCTGTTTTAGTTATTTTCTTTTTATTCCGCAGCAAAATATTTGTAAAATTATCTTTGAAAAAAATACGTCTATATAAAACTGAAACATTAGAAATCATTNNNNNNNNNNNNNNNNNNNNNNNNNNNNNNNNNNNNNNNNNNNTCCTGCTGGATTACAATCTTTAATTTTTTCTATTTCTAATGTTCTTATTCAATCAGAAGTAAATATTCTCGGCGCTAATAATCCTGCTATAATAGCTGGTTCTACTGGTTCAAATAACATCGAAAGTTATGTTATGTCTTTAGGAAATGGTATAACTCAAGGTGTTGTATCAATGACTAGTCAAAATTATGGTGCCAAGAATATTCAAAATATCAAAAAGACATTTTATTATGGTTTAATTCTTTCTGCTGGAATTGTAATAATTGGTGGATTATTATCAATTGCTTTAGCAGAACCACTTTTAAAATTATTCACAGAAACAGATGCTGCACTAGAAGCTGGCAAACAACGTCTTTATATTATGGTTAGTTTATACTTCACTCAAGCAATTATGAGTTGCTGTTCATGTCACCTTCAAGGAATGAAATATACAATGACTCCAGCAATAATCACGTTATTCGGCTGTGTCATTTTAAGAATAGTTTATATCTATACAATTTATCGTATGATTCCAGAATTACAAACACTTTCCTGGCTATATGCAACCTATCCAATTAGTTGGGCTTTCACAGATGCAATATATTTTGTAACTATAAAAATTGTTTGGGACAAAACTTTCAAGAAACTAAAAAAAAGCGAGTAATCGCTTTTTTATTTGCCATATTTTTTAAAGTATTCGTTCAATCTATCTAAACCATCCTGAACTAAAACTCTAGGCATAGCTATATTCATTCGTAAAAAATTATAACCATTTCCCCTATATTGAGTACCGCCTGAAAGATATAGACCAGTTTTATCACGAATATCTTTTTGCAATTCATCAGATTTTTTACCAGTTCTTGTAATATCAATCCATAATAAATATGTTGCTTCGCTTTCAACAAGCTTAAATTTAGGTAATTTTTTGTTCAAAAATTGTTTAACGAGCATTTTATTATCATAGATATATTGTCTTAATTCATCAAGCCATTGTTGGCCTTTATTAAATGCTGCTATCGTTCCTTCCATCGCAATAATATTAGGTTCACCAACTTCATCATCATTTATGCCCTTAAACATAATATTGCGGAGAGTTGAATTAGGAACTATAACTGCTGCCGATTGTAATCCAGCTAAATTAAACGCTTTACTACAAGAAATAGCAGTAATGGAAATATCCTGAGCATTTTGGCATGTTGAAGCAAATGGAATATAATTTTTATCAGGATCAGTTAAAGGTCCATGAATTTCATCACTTAAAACTACAACTTCATATTTTTTAGCTAAATCAGCTATTTTAATCAATTCTTCTTTCGACCATATCTTTCCTATTGGATTATGAGGATTACATAAGATTAACATCTTTGTTTTTTCTAATTTAAAAATTTCTTCTAATATTTCAAAGTTAATCGAATATTTATAATCCTTATAAATCAATGGACATTCAATAGTATTTCTTTTATTATTTTCTATTGAGTGAAAGAAAATATTATATACTGGTGTCAAACATACAATATTATCTCCAACATCAGTAAATCTTCTGACCGCTGTAGAAATAGCTGGAATAACTCCTGTAACAAAACAAAGCCAAGATTTATCTATATCAAAAGAATATCTTTCTTTCCAAAAAGAAATATATGATTTATACCATTCTTCTGGAATAATGGAATACCCTAATGCACCGACATCAATTTTTTTATGTATCGCTTCAAGAATTTCTGGACATACTTTAAAATCCATATCAGCAACCCACATCGGTAACTCACCTTCTTTGATATCCCATTTCAATGAATTGCAATTTTGTCTATTAATAATCTCATCAAAATTATATTTCATAAATAACCTTACCTTGTAATTATTATATTTGTTTTTTTCGGATCAATCTTCTTATCTTCTAAAATTATTTCTCCAATTTCTTTAGCTCTTATTGTTCCACCATATGGATTTTTTACACTATCGATTTTACTATTAATTTCAACTTCAACTGTCGAATATTCAAAAGCTAATGTTGTATCTTTTAAAATACAATTTTTCATCGCTAAATTTTCCATATAACAAAATCCTTGCAAAGAAGAAATTGTCGAATCTATTATCGTTATATTTTTTGAATTCCAGCCAAAATATTCCCCATCGATTTCACAGTTTATAATCACAACATTTTCACAATTCCAAAAAGCATCTTTGGAATTTAAATGACTATTTTTTATTACTATATTTTTACCACCATCAAAAACATAATTACCATCAATCGTCATATTATCAACAGTAATATTTTTTGAATTCATTCCAAAATAATCACCACGTACATATATGTCTTTAGCAGAAAAACCATCACAATTCCATAAAGATTCACTGGCATTATTCAAATTGCAATTTTCCAAATATATATTTTTTGACCTTCTAAATATTTTAGGACAATCTATCTTTGAATTTATTATGGATATATTCTCTGTATACCAAATTCCTGAACGAGCAGTTTCATTAAAAACACTATTTTCTACTTTGATGTTATTTGAATACCAAATCGGATATTTCCAAGAAAAAGTTGAATTTTGTATATGATTATTCTTACTTTCTTTTAAAGGAGATTCACCATCTTCAAATGTGCAGTCTTCAATTTCAGCATTTTCAATTTGAAAAAGAGCTCTTTCTCCAACTAAAACTTTATTCTTAATAATATCCATATAAACACCTCTTTTTTATTATTATAGTTTAAGACATTCATTTATTCAATTTATGTGATTTCAAAATAATTACTAATTTATTTTGTAATTTTTTTTGTAAAGTTATTTTAAATACATAAAAATAAAGTTAAAATGTAGGTAAGGATAAAATAATGAAAAAAAAGACAATATTAATCACACTATTTAGCTCTATATTCATACTTATTAGCAGTGTCATAGCTTTTCTTATTTATGATTTTCACTATGAATTTAATGGTATTAGAACAGCTGATGAAAATTCTTTTTCCTTAAAATTTTCTTCGATGAATTCCTCAGATAATCACGAATTAAATTTAAAACAAAACAACTCATTAAACATTTTCTTTTCGATTAATAAAGGAAAAGCAAATCTTATTATTACTTATTTAGAAAATAATTCAACCTTATTTAAAGGTAAAAATATAACAGTAGGTAAATTTCTTCTCGATATAAAAGATGATGGAAACTATCTTCTTTCAGTATATGCTAAACACGCCTCGGGCTTTATTAATATAATGAAAAACAGTGGAGAATAATTATGGAAAACATGATTGAAATTAAAAATTTATATAAGCAGTTTGGTGATATTCAGGCAGTTAATAATCTATCTTTCAAAGTAAAAAAAGGTGAATTATTTGCTTTTTTAGGTGTAAATGGCGCTGGTAAATCAACAACAATCAACATTATTTGCGGTCAATTAAAAAAAGATAAAGGCGAAATACTTATTACAGGAAAAAGCTTAGATGAAAATCCAACTTTTTTCAAAAATATTTTAGGAGTGGTTTTTCAGACTTCTGTTTTAGATAAGGATCTAACAGTTTATGACAATTTGCAAAGTCGTGCTTCCTTATATGGAATTATTGGAAAAGACTTTCAAAATCGATTAAATAAATTATCAGAGATTTTAAGTTTTAAAGATCTTTTAAAACGGCCTCTTGGAAAACTTTCAGGCGGGCAAAAAAGAAGAATTGATATCGCCAGGGCTCTAATCCATAAACCAAAGATATTAATTCTCGATGAGCCTACAACTGGATTAGATCCTCAAACACGAACATTATTATGGGATGTCATCAATAATTTAAGAAAAGAAGAAGGCTTAACAGTATTTTTAACAACTCATTATATGGAAGAAGCTGCCGATGCAGATTATGTCGTAATTATAAATCATGGACAAATTGCTGCTGAAGGTACACCGCTTGATTTAAAAAATAAATACACTGGCGATTTTTTAACACTTTATAATGTGAATGAAGAAGAAATAAAACAATTGAACCTCAAATACACTAAAATACATAATGGTTTTAAAATAGAAATTCCCAATACATCTTTTGCTACGAAACTTATCTATAATTATCCAGAATTATTTCAAGATTACGAGATTATAAAAGGAAAAATGGATGATGTATTTTTACAAGTTACCGGTCAAAATTTAACAGGAGAGAAAAAATGAATAGCTTAATAATCCTCTGCAAAAGAAATATTAAAATATATTTCAAAGATAAAGGACTATTTTTTTGTTCTTTAATCACTCCTTTTATTCTTTTAGTTCTCTATGTAACATTTTTAAAAAATGTTTATGAAACTTCTTTTTTAACAGCTATAGAATCAATTAATATCGATGTTCCAAAAGAATTGATTAATAGTTTTGTTGGAGGACAACTAGTCTCATCTTTACTTTCAGTTACATGTATTACTGTCACATTTTGTTCAAACCTTATAATGATAAAAGATAAAACTAGTGGTGCTATAAATGATTTTAAAATCTCTCCTGTAAAATTTAAAATTGTTGGTTTGAGTTACTTTTTAGCGACTTTATTCTCAACTTTGATTATTAATTTTTCTGCCATGATTATTTGTTTCATCTATTTAGCTTGTACAGGATGGTGTTTATCTTTTATCAGCATAATAAAAATTATAATAAATATAATTTTACTCACAACATTTGGTACTGCCTTATCCTCCTGCATTAATCATTTTTTAACAACTGATGGTCAATCCTCCGCTGCCGGAACAATAGTTAGCGCAGGATATGGTTTTATTTGTGGCGCATATATGCCAATATCAAGTTTTAATAAAGGATTACAAAACTTTTTAGGTTTTCTACCAGGAACATATGGTACAAGCCTTATGAAAAATTGCTTCTTAGAAGGAAGTTTATCAAAAATGATAGAACTTGGATTTCCACAAGAAGCAATTAATGGAATTAAAGATAGTGTAGACTGCAATTTATATTTCTTTGGTAATAGCGTTAATATTCTTACAATGTATATAATTTTAATTTCAAGTATAATCGCTTTTATCGGAATATACATACTGATAAACGTTTTTTCCGGGTACAAAAAAAATAAGTAATCAGGCAAAAAGAAGCGATTCATTTCAGCGCTTCTTTTTAATCTTCAAGATATTCCTTCATCTTTTTCATCAAAGAAACAACATGTCTATAAGCACCACTATTTGACAAATTTAAAATATCAGCAGCTCTAGAAACAGAAAATCTATTATAAGCTATATCAGATAAAACCATTCTTTCTTCCATATTACAGTTATCATCTACAAAGCTTTTTAATTTCTTCATCAAGATTTTCGTATCTTGTTTTTCTGTAAGTTCTTTAATACCTGGAACATACGGGTCTTTAATATCTATAGGACACGCATCAACCAATGAAAGTGATTCAATATCAATAATATATTTATACTCCCTTTTCAATTTTCGGCTTTTTTCATATGTCAACCATTTTATTGAATTAGATAAATATGAACGAATAAAATGTTCAAAATCTCCTTGCTCTTCTTGATAGCTATTCAACGCCTTATAAGCAGCCAAATATAGTTCATCCATATAATCTTCAACAGGATATCCAAATTTTCTTGAATAAGTTAAGGATAATCTATCGATAATCGGTTGAATTCTCGAGAAAAATTCTTGTTTTGCTAATTCTTCCCCTTGCTTGGCAATAAATGCTGTTTCTTTCAATGTTTTTTCTTTAAAATCAACATTGACATATTCTAAAAATTCCATGTACTGCTTGCTCATTATTCATTATTTCCTTCTAGATTGTATAGCTCCACTAATCATAATTGCGCCTGCAACAGCAGCATTTAAAGATGTTATAGGACCTTGTATTGGTATTCTAGCAATAAAATCACTATTTTCTAAGGTAAGTCTACTAGCTCCCCTTCCTTCACTTCCTATAACAATTGCCATCTTTCCTTTATAATCAATTTCATCATATAAACGGTCTCCTCTTCCATCTGCAGTAACAATCCAGTATCCATTTTTCTTTAAAGTATTCATCGCTTGGACAATATTTGTCACTTGGATTATTGAAACAAATTCTTCAGCACCCGTACTGACTTTTGTAACAGTTGGAGTCATTTGAATTTGTCTATCTTTGGAAATTATAATTGCATCTACCCCAAATGCAGCAGATGTTCTTATAAGCGATCCAAAATTATTTGGATCTTCTATTCCATCTAATATTAAAATCAAAGGTTGTTCTTCTTTTTTTTCATTTAAAAAATCTTTTAAATCTTTATATTTAAATGGTTCAACAAAAGCTACAAATCCCTGATGATTTCCAAACTTTGTTATAGAATCTAATTCTTTTTTATCAACAATTTTAAAAGGGACATTTTTATTAGCACATTTATTAAATATTTCGCTGTTTTCTTTTTGTTTTGTCATCAAGACTTTTTCAATTTTTCGTGTTCCATCTAAAACACTTCTAACTGAATTTAAGCCATAAACCATATCAAAACTACTTTTCATACATTCTCCTCACAAATACACATTACATATTTTATCTCTTTATTGCAATATAAAAAATTGCCTTTTTTTAGCATTTTTTAATTTTGAAACAAATATGAAACTTTTATAATAAAATTTAAGATTTATTTATATTTTTTTGAAATTTTTTGAAACTAATCAAATCTAATATTATTATAAATTAAATCTAAAGGCTTAGTCGCTTCTCTTAAATTATCAGAATATGCAGTAACTTGAGATTCGCTAACTTTTTCCAAAATAATAACCATTTTCAAACAATCCATATCTCTATAGGTAATCAATGAAGAAGAGATATGTTTTACTGTAACATTCAAACGTTCGGCAATTTGTAAAGCAACATGAAGCGCTGGAGTTTTAGCATCCAAAATCAATACAATTTCTGGATTCTTTTTACTCGTCTTCTTTTCAATTTCAACGAACAAGAATAATACAGCAAATGAAAGTATTGTTACTAAAAATCCTTCCAAAATAAAGCCACACCCAATTGCTAATCCTATGCCACCACAAAGCCATAAGCTTGCTGCAGTAGTAAGACCACGAATTCCTGTGCCATTTTGCATTATTGTTCCAGCGCCGATAAAACCTATACCAGAAACAACTTGAGCAGCTAAACGAGCGGAATCACGACTATATCCATTATTTACAGGAAAAGCAAAAATGGATAATCCCATAATTAAAGAAGCACCTAAAGCTATCAAAACATGGGTTCTTAAACCTGCCGCATGTCCGTGAATTTCTCTTTCTGTTCCAATAATTGAAGCGCATATAATAGTACAAACAGCGGTTATCAGGAAAAACAAAAAAACGCCCCATCCACCTAAAGAAGGATTATCTACTAAACTTAAGATCCATTTATCAAATGGATTTAATTCACTAGGATAACTTTCAATAATGGATAAAGCGTTCATATTTTATTATCTCCTATAAAATCTTTTTTTCGATAAGAATCGCTCTAATTTTATCGGCCTCAGAATAGTTTTTTTCTAAACGAAGTGTTTCAAATTCTCGATACAATTTTAAAATTTCTTCATCGATAGTTGGTGTTTCCAACTTGAGACCTATTATATCATGTAAGCGGTTAAAAGTAAAATAAAGCGAAGAAATCAAATTTTCTTGTTTTTGTCTGATAGCATTATTTAAGTCTTTTACCAATTTGTCAAAGATAGCTAAAGCATTAGGAACATTGAAATCATCTGCTAAAGCTTCCATAAATGGATCATAATATTCTTCTAATAATTCACCATCTTTTAGTTCATGATATTTGACAAATAAATCTGCGCTCTTTTTGCAATTGATATATTTTTTAATTTCATTTTCTGCTGCTTTTATTGATTCATCAGTATAGACTAATGGAGAACGATAATATCCTTTTAAAACAAATAATCTAAAAATATCAGGGTTATATTTTTCCAAAAAATCTTTCATATAGACAACATTGCCTAATGATTTACTCATTTTTTCATCGCCCATATTTATAAAACCAACATGCATCCAATTGTTTGCTAGTGGGCTATTATAAACAGCTTCAGATTGAGCTCTTTCATTTTCATGGTGTGGGAACTTCAAATCGAAACCGCCTCCATGAATATCTATCAAAGGTTGGCCGAAAATTTTATTTATCATAACAAGGCATTCTGTATGCCAACCTGGTCTACCATCACCAAAATCTGCATGGAATTTAATTCCATCATCATCAGTTTTTTTCCATAAAACAAAATCCATTGGATATTTTTTATTATCAGTAACTGCTATTCTCGTACCAGCGATTAAATCATCGATTTTTATCTTTGATAAAGATCCATAATCCTTTACTGACTCGACAGAAAACAAGACATCATCTCCAGCCTTATAAGCAACATTTTTATCCAAAGCAAGTTGAACGAATGCAATGATATCATCCATTGTTTCACTGACACGTGGATGGCAATATAAAGGCAAAATATTCAATTTATTTAAACTATCTTCATAAGAAGTAATATAAAAATTAGATAATTCCTTTTCGGTTTTATGCTCTTTTAAAGCCGAATTAATGATTTTATCATCGATATCAGTATAATTTGAAACTAGTTTTACATCGTATCCTAATTCCTTAAAAAAACGATGTACTAAATCAAAAAATACTGGAGGTCTAAAATTACCAATATGACCATAGTTATATACAGTAGGTCCACAGTAATAAATGCTTACTTTATTTTCAGCAATTGGAACAAATGGAACTACTTTTCCTTGATAAGTGTCATAAATTTTAACATTAAATTTCTTCATCTTTCTTTTTCTCCATATTTTGAAGTCTATATAAATTATAATACATTCCGTGAACTTTTAATAACTCTTGATGGTTTCCACTTTCAATAATTTTACCTTGAGAAATTACAAAAATTTTATCTGCATGCTTTATCGTTGATAAACGGTGAGCAACAATAATCATTGTACCAATATTCTTCATTTTCTTTAAGGAATTTTGTATTAAAACTTCTGTTTCAGTATCAATATTAGCAGTGGCTTCATCCATAAGCATAATATTTGGATGATATAAAACAACTCTTGCAAAAGAAATCAATTGACGTTGTC is a window encoding:
- a CDS encoding flavoredoxin (product inferred by homology to UniProt) — protein: MRKILEQQTLLYPMPVLIIGTYDENGKADAMNAAWGGIKDTNQIYICLSPEHKTVKNLLKTKAITVSMGTSEQVVACDYVGIASGNREENKIEKTGWTVSKAHSVNAPIFEELPFALECEVESYDEESCMLVANIKNISCDEKILTDKNKIDVKKLRPITFDSSNNTYIELGDVVGQAFKDGLKLK
- a CDS encoding putative aminotransferase B (product inferred by homology to UniProt), coding for MKYNFDEIINRQNCNSLKWDIKEGELPMWVADMDFKVCPEILEAIHKKIDVGALGYSIIPEEWYKSYISFWKERYSFDIDKSWLCFVTGVIPAISTAVRRFTDVGDNIVCLTPVYNIFFHSIENNKRNTIECPLIYKDYKYSINFEILEEIFKLEKTKMLILCNPHNPIGKIWSKEELIKIADLAKKYEVVVLSDEIHGPLTDPDKNYIPFASTCQNAQDISITAISCSKAFNLAGLQSAAVIVPNSTLRNIMFKGINDDEVGEPNIIAMEGTIAAFNKGQQWLDELRQYIYDNKMLVKQFLNKKLPKFKLVESEATYLLWIDITRTGKKSDELQKDIRDKTGLYLSGGTQYRGNGYNFLRMNIAMPRVLVQDGLDRLNEYFKKYGK
- a CDS encoding mATE efflux family protein (product inferred by homology to UniProt); protein product: MSLGNGITQGVVSMTSQNYGAKNIQNIKKTFYYGLILSAGIVIIGGLLSIALAEPLLKLFTETDAALEAGKQRLYIMVSLYFTQAIMSCCSCHLQGMKYTMTPAIITLFGCVILRIVYIYTIYRMIPELQTLSWLYATYPISWAFTDAIYFVTIKIVWDKTFKKLKKSE
- a CDS encoding von Willebrand factor type A (product inferred by homology to UniProt) — its product is MYSSKKLYKLGFLSLVLLLCSCSNSGGLHDNFVPGYNYSNETNESESYLDIEEKDFVSTSENAVTQFSLDGSTGSYPNIRKAIENGKAPIKSQVIIEQMLNYFSYSYERPSDSPIQTYVESMTCPWNEDNLLASVAVVTKDYDRLIKKAPSNFVFLLDTSGSMYVDLTLVQESFKLLVEGLDDEDVISIVTYAGSSQVVLDGARGYEKQKIMAAIEDLTASGSTNGSKGIQTAYDIAAKYYIEGGVNRIFLATDGDFNVGISSINGLKKYISQKRDDGIYLSLLGFGSGNYQGSTMQTLADNGNGTYYYIDSLIEARKVFVEQLGSTLKVVAKDAKAQITFNSEAVSKYRLLGYENRMISSDDFNNNEKDAGELSSASTTLALVEIVPTADCDKKELLKAEVRYKDVDDGNLDKNVFSTLICGNSEATENLKFAASVAEFALILRDSKYKANASIDNVLSNLENLNSVREDDIKQNFYNIVKKYQNLKY
- a CDS encoding uncharacterized protein (product inferred by homology to UniProt), translated to MSFVITIGREYGSGGRYIASELAKKLNVNFYDGKLLEKVAEKAGFSLDYVQSNDEKKDNYFFGYNMFSSEVMSAAQRVATEQFKVIEHLAQTESCVIVGRCSNYILRDHNNVVNVFIYAQMKEKIARAVKYYNLKEKKAKEMIEKIDKQRASYFNFFTNMKWGRRENYDLCINSSIGIKECTDLIIQYLKYRFPNENI
- a CDS encoding dNA-binding protein (product inferred by homology to UniProt), with product MDKYKFGNFIYERRKKLNLTQDELGRKLGVTNKAVSKWETGETLPDIVILESLAKILECSIDELLTQQPYESNVEKKQKKNFKISFIVNVISFFLLMISLIFIIFFSIKNQNDINDNDLTLYNFKKYLNYEKLYKFETKSENEFELISSLEVDENYEPLSDIKVNAEITVHLSYLDSNGDINYFSFLEKEIEYTIPQDSRQTFGKLSLKPSFNLDFKGLLSLSVEYQLTEVYGFFKEIKQ
- a CDS encoding unknown (no significant homology to UniProt), which encodes MKKKSRVLLVLLICILTSCSNSSRPNGDNDIPEASYVEYYKQQIGDITYTYSIPKYGVALQNRYKVLFGTGEYKIWNFEYDYIPNYIYNNGFTENVDEAVISFISYLNDNIEDFESKTNTENLYFYTPDVKVSLSKSLNNYFSKASVIFDVTYISFFLRFNFNSIVIQLPCKTNFYLTDGEKVDLGNNQMLGLKEFDEKHIREE